The Myxococcales bacterium DNA window ACGGGCAGCCGTGGTTTTTTCAGATCGACTTCTCCGACCCCGACAACTGCGCATGGGAGCGTGTCGTCGACCTACCTCGCGATACGCGGCACGCGATACACATGGCGCGCATCCTGCGCGACGAACTCCGCGTGAAGGGACCGTGACGCGCAATCGGGGCGCCCTGAACATTGAGCCTCCCCGATTTTGTGGACACTCATCATCCCTCTCCCGCCATCATGTGCCAGCCGCTGCCCTTGCGTCGCGGGATGCCCGCCTCCACGAAGGCCGCTGCGAGGTCGTCGTTGATCCGGTTGTGGCGACGCCGGGTCCCGCTCCGGTCGAGAGGACGCGCGGCGAGGCGTCCGTCGCCGCGCGCTCGGCAGACCGCGCGCGCCCGCTCTTGGGCGTCCTGGCCAGTGCGGAGGCGGACCTCGTGTCCACGACGGACATCACCGGACATCACCCCTCTCGGGTGATTTCCAGGTCTCGGCGCGGCGGGTAGCGTGGCGCGATGAAGATCGTCCCACTCGCGTGTGTCGCGCTGGCGGCGTGCTCGTTCTCGGGGAAGCTGGGCGGCTCGACGCTGTCGTCGGGCTCGGGCCCGTCGTCGACGTCGTCGTCGAGCGGTGACTCGACGCGGCAAGCGCCGATGCCCGACGTGCGTGGCAAGACCCCGGCCGAGGCCGAGGCGCTGCTGCGGTCGGCCGGGTTCAACGTGGCCAGCACCACCGAGCAGGGTGCGGACCTGTGCGGCGAGGGCGAGGACCACCAGATGGCCAAGCAGGGCACGATCTGCAAGCAGCGGCCCGAGGTCGGCGCCACGACCTACGGGGGCACGGTGCGCCTGACGTACACGCTCGAGAAGGACGCGTGGGAGGGCGGCTCCAACGGCCCCGGCGAGTGGCGGCGGGTGCCCGAGGTCGTCGGCAAGTCGATCGACGTCGCGCGCACGATGCTCGCCCGCGCGCAGCTGCCGATCGAGACCAGCTTCGAGGTGATCGAGGTCGTCGAGCCCGGCTGCGCCGCCAGGACGATCTGCAAGATCTCGCCCGGCCCCAAGCAGCGCAAGCAGGTGCGGATGCAGGGCCGCCTCTACGTCGGCCTGCCGCAGCCCGTGGCCGCGCCGCCGACGACGGTCGACCCGAGCGACCCGACGCCGCCCGCCACCACGCCGCCGCCCGCGGCGAAGCCCGACACGTACTTCTGACCTGGAGCCCGCCATGACCCTCCCTCGCACACGCCGCGGTCGCGCGGTCCTGCTCCTCACCGCGGTCGCGGCCGCGGCCACAATCGCCGCGCTGGTGATCGCGCGGCCGGCCCGGGCCGACGAGGCGACCCGGAACCGGCTGATGGCCGAGATCAACCAGCTGCTGTCAGACATGGCCAGCGCGCTGTCGAACGTGCCGGGGGACTCGGGCACCTCGTACGTCGACAGCGCGCTCGCGAAGTCCGAGTACGTCTACGACAAGGCCAACGACCTCAAGTACAACGCCGACGACAACTCGGACGCCAAGCGCATGGGGGACTACTACCCGGACTACGCGCGCAAGTTCCAGGACGCGGTCAAGTACCTGCGCGAGATGAAGACCAGCCAGCGCAAGCTCGACGAGTGGCCGCGCAAGTGCGAGGACGCGCAGCGCGAGCTGGTCGCGAAGATGCGAGGCTACACCGACAGCGGCGATCCGCGCGGCCTCGAGGAGGTGCCGAAGCTGGCGCGCGAGGCGGCCCGGGTCGGCAAGGAGCTGCTCGAGCAGGCCGAGCGCACGCGCTACGAGATGTACGCCTGGAACGATCGCGTCGATGACTTCTCGGCCAGCGACGGCAAGTGGAGCGACGTGCGCTCGTACCTGATCGGCGCCGGCGCGGCGGTCTACAAGTACCTGCTCGACAAGCAAGAGCAGCTCAAGCGCGACGACGTGTGCGGCAACCTGGCCAAGGACGACCGCAACCCCCTGGTCGAGGAGGCGATGAAGAAGCTCGCTGAGGGCAAGCGGGGCATCGAGGGGCTCTACGACGCGATGGACCGTCAGCTCAGCGAGATCGCCTCGTCGCTCGACCGCCTCGAGGGCGACAGCTCCGACTCCGACATCAGCGCCGCCGAGAGCAAGCTCGGCGAGCTCGAGCGCAACCTCGACCAGCTCGATCGGGTCAAGGGCAACGACGGCGAGGCCCGCCGTCGGCTCGAGCTGTACCGGAACATCGCCCGCGCTGCCCGCGAGGCCTGGAAGCAGCTGCGGGTCCTCAAGCTGGCGCAGTTCGCCGCCGACCTGGCGCCGCAGAAGTGCCGGGAGAGCAGCGAGCGCCTGCGCGAGCTCATCCGTGGCTACGTCGACAAGTCCGAGCCTCGGGGTGTGAAGGAGATCCCGCTGCGGGCTCGCGGCTTCGCCGAGCCGATCAAGGCCGGCCTGGCCAAGACCGACGAGCAGCACGCTGTGATGGAGCGGGCGCTCGCCGATGCCCAGCGGTTCGATCCGAGCGAGGGGCGGTGGCGCGACGTCACCGGGAAGCACCGTGCGTCGGCCAGCGCGATGTTCGAGTACTGGAAGAAGGCCCGCGAGGCGGCCCACGCGGCGTGCGACGAGCTCGCCAAGGGCGACGAGGCCCGCGACGTGAAGGACGCCGTGCAGAAGCTCGCCGGCGAGGAGTCGTCGGCCAACGACCGGGCCAAGCGGCGCATCGCCGAGCTGACCAGCCGCTGGACGGCGCTGCAGGCGGAGTACAAGCAGACCGAGAGCGCGGTCTGGGCGGGCATCAACGACTCGCGGCGCCTGCGCAAGTTCGACACCGACGAGCTGAACCAGCTCATCGTCTTCATGTGCAGCCAGGATCAGGAGAAGGACGGCGACGAGGCCGACCGGCTGTCGCAGGACATGGGCAACCGGCTCGTGTCCGCCGCCCGGGGCCGCCTGGACGAGTACGTCAAGGGCGCCGACGCGAACCAGGCCCGGCTCGAGGCGATCTACCGCGATCTGCGCACGTTCCAGGCCGACAGCGAGACCGCGCTCAAGGACAACGAGGCGCTGACCGCCGTCGACAAGGGCCTGCTGGCGCCGCTCCGTGAGATGATCGCGGCCGTGGCCGCGCTGCGCGACAAGGACCGCTCGAAGCTGTTCGGCATGCTCGCCAGCGATCGCCAGGCCTTCGTGAACGCGTCCGACGACGTCCTCAAGGGCCAGAGCAACCCTCGCGTCGCCGCGTCCAACAAGTACGGCCGCGCCAAGCACCGCGAGCTGCAGCGCGACTCACAGTTCGCGTGCGCCGAGGTCGAGTTCGCCGCCGGCGGCGGCTTCGCCGACTGCGTCAGCCATGCCCAGTGCACGGTCTGGGAGTTCAAGCCGAGCAGCTGGACGATCGACCAAGCCGAACGGCAGGCCCGCGACTATGTGGGGGGCGTCGAGAGCGCCTTCTCAAAGAGCAACGCGGCTGGCAAGCCGTGGGAGCAGTGTTGGCGTGCGGATGGGCCTTCGGGTGGCCGCGGCTACATCCCCCGCGGCTATGCCTATCCGAAGTGCGAGTAATGCTAGCCGCATTGGCGTTTGGCCTGAGCTTCGATCGGCGGATTGTCGACCATCTGACCCTGGTCGACGACCTGCTCATGACCCATCTCGACTCGTCGCGCGTGATCGATCTGATCACGCATCAGACGTGCATGCCGCTCGCAACCCGCAAGCTGAGGAAACCCGGCGCGTTTGAGTGGAAGCGCCTCAAGAAGACCATCGAGGAGACTGAGGTCATCGTCGTCGGTTTGAGTTCAGCTCCATCGGGTCCTGACGCGGACCACGTGGAGCTGATGCTGGATCTCATCTCATCCGACACATACGATCACGTCGCCCCGGACCGGCGATTGCCCTACCGGTTCGATGGCGCATTTGGGCTTGGCGCTCGGGTATTGGCGCGATGCGCCGATGTGGATGTCCTCGTTGCGGGCGTGTTCCGGGACCTCGTCGCGGAACTCGGTCTCGCCGTCGGTGTCGTGGTGGCTGCGCCGACGTGCCGTGAAGCGCTGGGCACGGCGAGGGCGAGCGGGGGGATGCCGGGCACTTCGCTCTTCGTTCGCACAGGTCGACTCTGGGGAGCCCGGTGGACCTGGGGTCCGTACGCCCGCGAGCCCGAGTGGGGCACGTTCCTGCAGCGCCGCCACGCTGACGCCATCGGCGGCCCCGCGGCGATCCGCGCCGCGGTCGAGCCGTTCGCGGTGCTCGAGGCTGGCGACGTCGTCTTCGTCCAGCTCACGCCCTACGCGGACGAGCTGTCGCCGGCCGCCGAGGCCAAGCGGGTCGCGCTCGAGGCGCTCATGCAGCCCATCCTCGGCGCGCCCTCGAGCCGCGCGCCGTGAGGGACGAGCGGTCGCCTACGCCGCGCGCCGATCCCGCCGGCGGCGGCTTCGCCGACTGCGTCAGCCACGCCCAGTGCACGGTCTGGGAGTTCAAGCCGAGCAGCTGGAGCACGTCCGACGCCGTCGACCAGGCCTCGCGATACGTCCCGGATGTCGACAAGGCGTTCCCGAAAGAGAACTCCGCCGGCAAACCGTGGGAGAAGTGCTGGCAGAGCGGATGGGCCCAACGGGCGGCGATGGGTTCAAGGCCAGGGCTACCGCTACCCGAAGTGCGAGTAGTGCAGGCTTGCTCGCCTTCGCGTTCCACTTCGATCGCGCGATCGTCGAGGAACTCGACCTGATCCAGAGGCTCCTCGCGCTACCCCTCGACGCGTCGCAGCGTCAAAGATCTCATCAAGGACCAGACGTACATGCCCCTGGCGACCGGCAGGCTCACGAAGCCTGCCCGGTTCAACTGGTCGCGCCTCAAGCGGACGATCGCCAAGGCGACGTGATCCTCTTCGGTCTCGGCACCGAAGCTCAACGGGCCGACCCGGACCAAGTCGAGCTGATCCGGCTCAGGTGCATTGCGCCTGCGAGTCGCGCGCTCACCGAGATGGATCTGCACCTGCCGTATCGATACCAGGGCCATCTCAGCCTCGGCGCTGCCGTGCTCGCCCGGTGTTCTGACGCGGATGGCCTCGTCGCCACCGTCTTCGAGCAGTTCGTAGTGCACATCGGTCTCGCCGCTGGTGTCGTAGTGGCGGCCCCCAGCCACTTGGAGGCGGTCGGAGTGGCGATCTGCAGCGGTGGCATGCCAGGCACCGAGCTCGACGCCCGTACCGGGCGCCTGTGGGGCGCCCGCCGGACCTGGGGTCCGTACGCCCGCGAGCCCGAGTGGGGCACGTTCCTGCAGCGCCGCCACGCTGACGCCATCGGCGGCCCCGCGGCGATCCGCGCCGCGGTCGAGCCGTTCGCGGTGCTCGAGGCTGGCGACGTCGTCTTCGTCCAGCTCACGCCCTACGCGGACGCGCTGTCGCCGGCCGCCGAGGCCAAGCGGGTCGCGCTCGAGGCGCTCATGCAGCCCATCCTCGGCGCGCCCTCGAGCCGCGCGCCGTGAGGGACGAGCGGTCGCCTACGCCGCGCGCCGCTCTGCGCCATCGGCCGTCGCGCTCGTCGACCGCTTGGTCCGTGCTGCCAGCGTGCTGCCACTCCAGCCGGAACGGGGCGGCATAGCGCGGTCGCCCGTGGGATCCAACCGCCTGAGATTACTCCAACATAGCGACGCGACTGGCCCCCATAGAATAGGACCGCCCACGACGCGAGACTCCCGGCGCGCGGCTCGGTGCTCGACCGAAATACCGACAGGCGCTGATCTGCCCCGCCGGCCGGCGCTCAATCGTCGAGGTGGCCGGTGAGCTTCAGCTTGTTCTTGGCCGCCTTGGCCAGCTTGCTGCGCGGGCGCTCCTCGACGATGCCGGCCAGCAGCTCGGCGCCGAGCTCCTGATCGTCGCCCTCGGGTGACTCGAGCAGGCGGAAGCCGAGGCCGTAGATCTCCTCGTCCTCGACGTCCTTGTCCTTGCCGAGCTTCTTGCCGACCGGGTAGCCGCTGCGGGCCAGGCGGCCGAACTGCGCCAGCACCGGATCGTCGGCGTGGGCGGCGCGCAGGATCGCCTTGCCGGCGGCCTTGAGGCCGAGCACGGCGAGGAAGAACCGGGCGTCGTCGTCGATGGCGGCGTCGAGATCGGCGCGGCTGCGCAGGAGCGGCTTGAGCGCCGCGAACGCCTCGCCCGGCTTGCCGGCCCGGCGGAGGCGCCGCGCGTACTCGAACAGCAGCTCGACGTGCTTGGCCGGCGCGAGATCGGCGATCAGCTCGGTCAGCACGCGCTCGAGCAGGATCGAGTCGGCGTCGCTCTTGCCCTTGCCGTGACGCTCGAGGTGCTCGTGGGCGGTCGCGACCAGCTCGTCGAGCGCCGCCGCCGAGACGTGGCCGCGGTGGGCCCGCAGCGCGCCGGCGTAGCGCCGCGCGACCTGCTCGTCGGTGGCGGCCAGCAGCGCCCGGGTCAGCGGCAGCACCGCCTCGGGCGCCTTGGCCAGGCCGCGCGCCGCGGCGTCGCGGGCGGTGACGTCGTCGCCGCCGAGCGCGTCGATCAGCGCCTTGACCGCGCCGGCGCCGCCGCCGGCGGGCAGGCGCTCCATCGCCAGCTTCTGGGCGGCCGGGTTCTTCGACTTGGCCAGGCCCGCGAACGCCTTGGCCAGGCGCTCGGGGATGCGCGCGCCGCGCAGCGTGTCGATCGCGGTCTGCGCGATCCCGAGATCGGCGCCGTCGGCGTACTCGATCAGCGCCTCGATCGCGGCCTCGGTGCCCTTGGCCTCGCTGGCGGCGACGATCCGGCGCAGCGCCGCGATGGCCGCGAACCGCACCGGGCGCGCCCGGCCCGGCTGGGCCTGGGCCACGAGCAGCGCCTGCGCCTGGGGCCGGGCCAGGTACCCGAGCAGGCGCAACAGCGCCGTGTGCTCGGTCAGGAGCGGCACCACCGCCGGGTCGCGGGTGGGATCGAACGGCGGCGCCGCCTTGGCGTCGTCGACGGGCTTGGCCTTGCCACCCTTGCCGGCGGCCTTGGCGGCGGGCGTGGCCTTGGCGTGGTCCTTCTCGACCCGCGCCAGCTCCTTGTCGAGGCGCTTGCCGCTGTCGCCGACCCGCGCGGTCGCGGCCTTGGCCACCAGCTCGGTCAGCTTGTCGTCGCCGGCGTCGAGCTCGTGGCGGACCAGCTGCAGCACCTGCTCGCCGAGCTCGTGATCGCCGAGCTGATCGAGCAGCGCGTCGACCGCCGCGACGGTGACGCGCTTGACCAGCAGCTGCGCGATCGCCCGTCGGGCCGCCACCGGGCCGTGGCCCAGCTCCTTGCGCAGCGCGCTCTCGGCCACCGCGCCCTGGCCCGCCAGCACCTGGGCCGCGCGCTCGGCCAGGGCGTCGTCGTCGCGCTTGAGGATCGCCACGAGGTGGCTGGCGATGCCGGTCGCGCCGTGCCCGATCAGCGCCTCGAGCGCGAACCGCCGCACCACCGGGTCGGCGTCGGTCAGCCGGCCGATCAGCCCGCGCTCCACCGCGTCGTCGCCGCCGCCGACCTCTGCCAGCACCGTGACCGCCGCCGCGCGGAGATCGACCCGCTCGTGATCGAGGAGCGCGATCACGGCTCCCCCGAGATTCTTGGCCATGTCGACGAGGCTCACACCGCAACCCCCCGGAATGCAACCCGAACTTATCACTCCCGGGCAAGGGCGATTCCGGGTCCTCCCGCGGGGAGAAATCCGGCGCGACGAGCGTATTCTGTAGGCCGCTGGAGGCGAGCGCCCATGGACCGTTCTGTCGAAGACGAGAAGCTCACCGAGATCGCCCCCGAGGTCGCCCCGACGACCGAGGCGGCGATCAAAGACGATCACGGCCAGGCCGCGGTCCTCGCGAACCTGCACACGCTCGGCCCGGGCGACTCCGACCTGCTGGCCCAGCGCCTGCGGGACTTCCCGGAGCTCCACGACCAGATCCTCGAGTGGGCGATGGCGCACCTCGGCAACGACACCGTCAACCGGGCCCTGGCCGCGGCCGGCAAGGACGAGGCCAAGGAGGGCGCCAAGGCGGCCACCGACGACGGGTTCGTCCAGGACCAGATCGAGGTGATGGCCCAGGAGCAGAGCGACGAGGAGTTCGTCGCCTTCCAGATGGGCGTCATGGCCGAGGAGAAGAAGGCCGAGGACGACAACGAGTTCGTCGAGCAGCAGATGGAGGAGATGGCCAAGGAGCAGAGCGACGAGGAGTTCGTCGCCTTCCAGATGGGCGTCATGGCCAAGGAGGCCGAGGACGACCAGTTCGTGAAGGACCAGATCCA harbors:
- a CDS encoding HEAT repeat domain-containing protein, yielding MAKNLGGAVIALLDHERVDLRAAAVTVLAEVGGGDDAVERGLIGRLTDADPVVRRFALEALIGHGATGIASHLVAILKRDDDALAERAAQVLAGQGAVAESALRKELGHGPVAARRAIAQLLVKRVTVAAVDALLDQLGDHELGEQVLQLVRHELDAGDDKLTELVAKAATARVGDSGKRLDKELARVEKDHAKATPAAKAAGKGGKAKPVDDAKAAPPFDPTRDPAVVPLLTEHTALLRLLGYLARPQAQALLVAQAQPGRARPVRFAAIAALRRIVAASEAKGTEAAIEALIEYADGADLGIAQTAIDTLRGARIPERLAKAFAGLAKSKNPAAQKLAMERLPAGGGAGAVKALIDALGGDDVTARDAAARGLAKAPEAVLPLTRALLAATDEQVARRYAGALRAHRGHVSAAALDELVATAHEHLERHGKGKSDADSILLERVLTELIADLAPAKHVELLFEYARRLRRAGKPGEAFAALKPLLRSRADLDAAIDDDARFFLAVLGLKAAGKAILRAAHADDPVLAQFGRLARSGYPVGKKLGKDKDVEDEEIYGLGFRLLESPEGDDQELGAELLAGIVEERPRSKLAKAAKNKLKLTGHLDD
- a CDS encoding PASTA domain-containing protein, which produces MKIVPLACVALAACSFSGKLGGSTLSSGSGPSSTSSSSGDSTRQAPMPDVRGKTPAEAEALLRSAGFNVASTTEQGADLCGEGEDHQMAKQGTICKQRPEVGATTYGGTVRLTYTLEKDAWEGGSNGPGEWRRVPEVVGKSIDVARTMLARAQLPIETSFEVIEVVEPGCAARTICKISPGPKQRKQVRMQGRLYVGLPQPVAAPPTTVDPSDPTPPATTPPPAAKPDTYF